The DNA window CGGGCCAGATCGCGGGACGCGACGCTGCGGGTGGCCAGGGAGACCTGCCCCTCCGGGTCGAATGGTTGCGCGAGCGGGACCACGCCGACGCGTGCCGGGAACTGGAGATCGATCGGCGCTTCGAGCACGCGCTGGAGATCGCTCTCGGAGAGCGCGCCGGACGCATCCCGGGCATACAGCGATTGCGTCAAGATCGGTCGTGGTGCGGGCGCCTGGGCCGCGGCGGTCTGAGGCTCGGGCCGATGGGGAGCGGACGCGCTGCAGCCAGCGAGGAGCGAGAGCGCGGTGACGGCGGGCGCGAGGAAAGCGCGGGCGGTGGTCATGGCGGGCAGTTCCTTCGTCGTCGGGGGGACGCGCGAGAGAACGAGGCGGGCTGGAGGACCTTACAGGGGACGCGAGCGGTGCTCGGATCCCGGGCAGCCCCGACGCACGCTGCTCGGCAGGGGCTGCTCGGGGCTCCTCGGGGCGGAGAGGAGCGCCGTGTCGACGCGATGGGGGTCGCGAAGCGACCGCCGCGTCACGCGATCAGGAGCGTTTGCGGGAGAGGGCGCCGAGCGCCTGGGTGAAGACCTGGAAGCTCACATCGGTGAGCAGGGCGAACACGATGTGCCGGATCGTGCTGGTGGGGCGCTGCAGGTGCTCGACGGCCGCTTCGAGCAAGACGGGGGCGGCCTTCTCGATCGGGTAGCCGTAGCTCGTGCTCATGCCGGGGAAAGCCACGCTGCGCACGCCGTACTGCTCGGCGCGCTGCAGGCTCACCTCGACCACGCGGCGCAAGAGTGCGGCACACTCCGGCTCCCGGGATGCCTGGAACAGCGGCCCCACGGCGTGAATGACGTTCCGGATGGGCGCGGGGAGGCGCCCGGCGCCCGTGATCTCGGCGTTGCCCTGGGCGCAGGGACCGATGCGGGTTGCCATCTCGGCGAGCTCGGGCCCAGCGGCGCGGTGGATCGCCTGGCTCACCCCATCGAAACCGGGTGAGAGCTTCTCGTCCGCGGGGCAGACGATGGCCTCGGTGCCGAGCTTGACGATGTGACCGCGCACGAGGGAGACCCGCCCCTCTTTCACCTGGAGCTCCTGCGCTTCACGCGGCACCGGGCCGAGCCTGGAGCGAGGGCTGTCGTCGGTGACCGAAACGGCGAGCCGGCGGGACTCGGGACCACGCTCACGATCCCCGAGCGCGCTGGCGCCGAGCGCGGTGGAGAGCGGCCCGCTCATGAGGCTCCCGCCCGACCAGCTCGGTGGACCTCCCAGACCAGGTCTCGAATCAGGCGTGGGCGGCACCGAGCGCGCCGTGGGGCGAGACGAGATGCTCGCGCCCGACTCGGGTTCGGTGGCCCTCACCGTCGCTCCCGAGGCCTGCTCGAAGGTCTCCGCCAGCTCACGCGCCGACGAGAAGCGCGCCTCGGGTTGCCGTTGCAGCGCCCGCGCGATCCAGACGTCGATCGCCTCCGGAAGCCCGCGGCGCAGGGTGCTGGGACGCGCGAACGCGCTGGTCTCGACGGCGATGATCAACCCGCTCACCTGGTCGGTCCGGAAGGGCGGGCGTCCGGTGAGGGCCTCGTAGACCACCACCGACAGCGCCCACAGATCGGCCTGCTGATCCGGCTGCCGCGCGCCGTCGAGCTGCTCCGGACTCAGGTAGGAGGCGGCAGCGAGCTGGCCAGGCGTTGCGATGGAGCGGGTGCTGTCGATGCACGGCGGCCTGGCCAGGCCGAAGTCGATCACCTTGACGAACGGCTCTCCCTCCACGTCGAGCAACAGCAGCGTCTCTGGCCGGATCTCGCCATGGAACACCCCGAACCGGTGCGCTTGCCCCAGCGCCTTGGCCGCCTGGGTGACGATGCGCGTCACCTCGGTGAGCGGCCTCGGGCCGAGCCGCAGCAGCCTGCTCTGGAGCGTCTCGCCCTCGAGCAGCTCGGTCACGATGTACGGCTCGCCCTCCTCGGAGATCCCGTGGCCCAGGATCTGCGCGACGTGCGGGTTCTTGAGCTGCGCTGCCGCGCGCGCCTCCTGCCGGAAGCGCATCGACAGATCGGGATCCTTCGCCTGGCTCACATCCAGGAACTTCACGGCCACCTGCGTGCGGAGCGCTGCGTGCTCCGCCACCCAGACGCCGCTGCCCATCGCCCCTGATGTCAGAGGACGCGTGAGCCGGATGGCTTGCGTCAGTTGCTGCCCGGCCTGCATTCGGCGCCGCTCCCTCGCCCTCGCTCAGGCCGCGTAGGTCGCGTTCAGGTACGCGACGATGTCCGCCGACTCGTACAGGCTACGGTCGGTGTTGGGGTCGTGAAGCCAGGGCACCTGCATTTTTCCCCCTCGTGCGACGAAGGCCTCACGCTTCGGGCTCTTCTTGCCGACATTGTGGAGCAGGTAGGGGATTTCGAGTTCGCAAAGCTCCTCGCGCACGATCCGACAGAAGGGAGAGGCCTCGAAGCTGTAGAGCTCCAGCGGTTTCTCGGGGGCTCTGGCCGTCCGGTACACACGACCTCGGTGCAGGCGCCAGAGAGAGCTGGAGGCAGCGCGCGCCATGGTGAGTGGACCGAGCGCCAGGAGGGTCGGGACCTTGCCGGTCCCGTACTGCTCCGAGAGGTAGTGGATGATGGCATCCGACTCGTACATCTCCCGGCCCGTGTTCGGGTCGACCAGATACGGGAACTGCGCCTTGCCGCCTCTCTGTTCGACCACCTTGCGAAAGCGGGGCCCTCCGCTGGGGCAGGGGTAGATGATCGCGTCGAGGTCGAGGATGGTGAGCGCCTCACGGACCTTGCGGCAGAAGGGGCAGCGCTCGAACTCGTAGAGCTCCAGCGGCTTCTCGGGGCGCGGACCGAGCGGGCCGACGGTCAGACCGCCCGCCAGGCTGGCGAGCGTGGCGGCGAACGAGGTGGCGACGTCGAGGGTGCGGTTCATCGGGTTGGGCTCTGAGGATCGGAAGACAAGCCTGCGGGGGATTGCAGGGGAAAGATACGATCGCGGTACCAGCGCAGCTCGGCAATCGACTCCCGGATATCGTCCAGGGCGCGGTGGACCTCACGTTTCTTTGGCGCCTCGTGAGTCGGGCACCATCTCCGTACCAGCTCTTTGATCGTGGAGACATCGATGATGCGGTAGTGGAGGAACGAGAGGATCTCCGGCATTCCGCGCTGGAGAAAGGCGCGATCTTTCCAGACGGAGTTGCCGCACAGGGGGGACTTTCCCGGCTCGCAGTGCTCCGTCAGAAAGGCCAGCGTCTGGTCTCGCGCCTCGGCGAGGTTCACCGTCGAACTCCGGACCCGGTCGAGCAAACCCGACCGCGTGTGAAGGTCGCGAACGAAGTCCGTCATCGACGCGAGCGCCTCCTCGGGCTGGTGAATGACCAGGCAGGGGCCTTCGGCGACAATCTCGAGGTTCGACTCTGTAACAATCGTGGCGATCTCGACGATGGAGCACTTCTCCTCGTCCAGGCCGGTCATCTCCAGATCGACCCACACCATGCGCTGCGAACGGTCGGGCATCGTACCGAGCATAGTCTGGATCGGGCTCGGGGGGTTGCAGCGGATGCGAGGAGGCGTGAGGATGCAGGACGTCCATGCGAGACGCCCAGGGCGACCGGCGGCTGACTCTCGGTGGTCACGACCACGAAGGTGATCGTGAACACGACCATGATCATGAGCACGATGCTCACAGCCATGGTTCGGGTGAGCACGAACACCACCACCACGATCACAGCGCGACACCTCTGAAGCGGCTCGCGTGGGCCTTCGGCATCACCGCGGGCTTCATGGGCGTCGAGGCCGGCGTGGGCTGGTGGTCGGGGAGCCTCGCGCTGGTCGCGGACGCTGGCCACATGCTCGCCGATGCGGCGGCGCTCGGCTTGGCGATGATCGCGCAGCGCATCGCCGCGCGAGAGCGGACGCACGACCGCACCTTCGGTTACCGACGGGCAGAGGTGCTCGCCGCATTCGTGAACGGCATCGCGCTCGCGCTCACGGCGATCTGGGTCTTCTATGAGGCCGCGTCGCGGTGGTCCTCACCGCCGCACATTCACGCTGGTGCGGTGGCGATCACCGCGGCGGTCGGTCTGCTCGTCAACCTGCTGTCGGCCACCATCCTTTCTGCAGGGAAGGGGGGACACAACGTCAACACCCGGGCGGCGCTGGCGCACGTGATCTCCGACGCCTTGGGCTCGGTGGGGGCGCTCCTCGCGGCGGCAGCGATCCTGCTCTTCGGCTGGAACCGGGCCGATGCCTTGATCAGCGTCGGCATCGGCGCGCTGATCCTCTGGGGCGGCTGGCGGCTCGTGCGCGACACCTCCCGCGTGCTCATGGAGGGCAGCCCGGCCCAGATGGATCTGGCCGTCGTCGAGGCGACGATCCTCGACGTGGAGGGCGTCGCGGCGCTGCACGACCTGCACGTCTGGTCGATCTCCGAGGGCTTCGACGTCCTCACCGTGCACGTCGTGATCGAGCCGGGCCATCACGGGATCGAGGTCGCCGCGGCCGTGAACCGCCGGATGCGAAAGGACCACGGCCTCAGTCACTGTACGGTCCAGCCCGAGGCGCCGCGCGACGAGCGCCTCGTGACGCTGCGACGCGGCCCCGCGTGAGGCCCGGTCTCTCACCCGGGCGGCGATCCTTTCTCGCTCCTGCTCTGGCCACCTGCCGTGGAAGACCTCGGCCATGAGGGGCTGATTCGTGGACGTGACCAGCAGTCCGGCATACCCTTTTGCCGTGTCGAATGAGGGAAACGGTCGAGACGACCGGGGGTCCACGGCTGGTGGGGCGCCGGATCGAGACAACGGACAGGCGTCATCGCCCGGCGGTTCGCCCCTGTTCAGCCGGCGCAAATTTCTCGCAGGGACGAGCCTGACGGCAGCGACCTCCGCGGTCCTCGAAGCGTGCAAGCCCGCCGAGGCGCCAGGCGTGAGCCGCAAGGCCGTCGAGGTGATCGGCCCCTCTCCGATCCCCATCTCTCTCCAGATCAACGGAAAGCCCCGCACCCTCTCCGTGGAGCCTCGCGCGACGCTCGCGGATGCCCTCCGCGTCGAGCTCGGCCTGACCGGGACCAAGGTCGTGTGCGATCGCGGCGCTTGCTCGGCCTGCACCGTCTGGCTCGACGGCACCCCGGTGTGCTCGTGCATGACCTTCGCGCTCGACGCCGTGGGCCACGCCATCACCACCGTGGAAGGCCTCGCGCGAGGTGACAAGCTGCACCCCGTGCAGCAAGCCTTCGTGGAGTGCGACGCCGCCCAGTGCGGCTTCTGCACGCCGGGCATGGTGATGAGCTGCGCCGCGCTGCTTCAGCGCAACCCCTCGCCGACCCTCGACGACGTGCGAACGGCGACGAGCGGCAACCTGTGCCGCTGCGGCACGTACCCCAAGGTCTTCGAGGCCACCCTCGTCGCGGCGCGGCGCCTGGGCAAGGGGAGCTGAGCATGGCCGAGGAGAAGGGCAAGGTCACGCTCCAGACGGGTCTCGTGTTCCCGGGCGGCTCCTCTCTCGGCGAGGTGGAGCGGGTGATCCCGGCCGACGAGCCGCCGCCGTGGCCCCTGAACGACAAGCTCGCCGTCGTCGGCAAGCCCGCCCAGCGCATCGACGGCCCGCTCAAGGTGACGGGGGCCGCGACCTACACCGCCGACGTGCGCCTGCCAGGCATGCTCCACGCGCGCGTCGTCCGGTCGCCGCACCCGCACGCGAGGGTGACGAACATCGACATCAGCGGCGCCGAGCGGCACCCGGCGGCGCGCGCCGTCCACGTGCTCGATCACATGCGCGGCGGGGCCAAGCTCCGTGACCCGCGGCAAGAGATGCGCTCGAAGTACCCCGTCGTGCGCTACGTCGGTCAGCCCATCGTCGCCGTCGCGGCGGTGAGCCCGGAGGCCGCCGACGAAGTCGCGCGGCTCATCAAGGTCGAGTACGAGGTGCTGCCCTTCGTCGTCGACCTGGACGACGCGCGCAAGCCCGACGCCCCGAAGGTCTTTCCAGGCCCCACCGAGCAGCCCGCTTCCGCGGGAGGGGGCGGCGCGGTCCCGAACGTGCCCCAGCAGGGCAACGTCCGTGGCCCCACGAAGACCGGCCCCCTCGGACCGCCCCGTGGGGATGTGGAGCGCGGCTTTGCCGACGCCGACGTGATCGTCGAGGGCACCTTCCGCACGGCGGTGCAGACCCACTCGGCGCTCGAGACGCACGGCGTGGTCGCGGACTGGAAGCCCGAACTCCTCACCGTCTACGCCTCCACCCAGGGCACGAACACGGTCCGTGACGAGCTGGCCGAGGTCTTCAACCTGCCCAAGGGCAAGGTCCGGGTGATCACCGACTTCATGGGCGGCGGCTTCGGCGCCAAGTTCGGCATCGGCAACTTCGGCGTGCTCGCCGTGCACCTCTCCAGGAAGGCCAGCGCGCCCGTGCGCCTCATGCTCGACCGCAAAGAGGAGCACACCTCGGGCGGCAACCGGCCCAGCTCGGTCCAGCACCTGCGCATCGGCGCGAAGAAGGACGGCGCCCTCACCGCCATCCACCACGTCTCTCACGGGACCGGCGGCACGGCCACCGGTGCGGGCGCGGGCGCTCCGGCCAAGAACATGTACGCCTGCCCGAACATCCTCATCGAGGAGAGCGACGTGTTCACCCACGCCGGCCCCTCCGCCGCCTTCCGCGCGCCCGGGCACCCTCAGGGGGCGTTCGCCCTCGAGCAGCTCATCGACGAGCTCGCCGAGAAGCTCGGGATGGATCCGCTCGCCCTCCGGGACAAGATCGACATCGACGAGGACCTCGGCGGTCGCAACGTCGACAGCGAGGCGCGCCGCATGGAGCGCAAGATCGGCAGCCAGAAGTTCGGCTGGTCGAGGCGCAAGGCGCCGGGCTCGGACCCGGGGCCGGTGAAGCGCGGCCTCGGTATGGCGCAGGCCATCTGGTACCGCTTCGTGGACCTCGACGCGAGCTGCGAGGTGCGCATCCTCCGGGACGGCTCCGTCGAGGTGCTGTCCGCGGTGCAGGACATCGGCACCGGCATCCGCACCGTGCTCGCGCAGGTCGTGGCCGAAGAGCTCGGGCTTCAGCCGAAGGACATCACCGTCCGCATCGGCGACACCACCTACCCGACGGGCGTCCCTTCCGGCGGCAGCAGGACCACCGGCTCGATCACCCCGGCGGCGCGCAACGCAGCCCACCAGGTCCGCCGCCGGTTTCTCGCCGACGTCGCCGCCGGCATGGGCGCCAGGCCCGAGGCGCTCAGCCTGAAGGGAGGCAAGGTCCTGCTCGGGGACGACGGCGGTCGCGGCATCGCCTTCAGGGCGGCTGCCTCCAAGCTGAAGACCGAGCAGATCACCGCCACGGCCACCCGCGCCAACGACTACGGCGGCTTCGCCCCGGGGCGGCGCGGCGCAGGCATCGGCGGCTTCGGCGGCGTCCAGTTCGCAGAGGTCGCCGTCGACACCGAGACCGGCATCATCAAGGTCGAGCGCGTGGTCGCGGTGCACGACTGCGGCCGCCCCCTCAACCCCCTCGCCCTGGAGAGCCAGGTCAACGGGGGCATTCTCCAGGGCATCTCCTACGCCCTCTACGAGAACCGTGTGCTCGACCGGCGCGCGGGCGTGCAGCTCAACGCGAACCTCGAGCAGTACAAGGTGCTCGGCGCGCGCGAGGTGCCGACCATCGAGGTCGTGATCCTGGAGGAGTACCTCGGCCGCAGCTCGACGGACGCGGGCGGCATCGGCGAGCCGGCAACGGTGCCCACCGCGGCGGCGGTCGCCAACGCCGTCTACAACGCCACCGGCGTGCGGATGGTCGAGCTGCCGATGACACCGGCGCGGGTGATCGAGGCGCTGGCGAGGAAGGGATCGCGATGAACCGCTTCAGCTGGGTGAACCCTTCCTCCATCGAGGACGCCGTGGCGGCGCTGGAGCCGGGCGCGTCGATCAAGGCCGGCGGCATCGACATGATGGACCTCCTCAAGGAGGGTCTCATCGTCCCCCAGCGCCTCGTGAACCTCCGCGCCGTGGAGGGGCTCGACCAGATCGAGGAGACCTCGGACGGGCTCCACATCGGCCCCCTGGTCACCCTGGCACGTCTTGCCGCCGACCCGACGATCCAGAAGCTCCATCGCGCGCTCGCCGACGCGGCCAGCCGTGCCGCAACCCCCCAGATCCGCAACGTGGCCACGGTGGGCGGCAATCTCCTCCAGCGCCCTCGCTGCTGGTATTTCCGCAACGAGGCCTTCGTCTGCCGCAAGAAGGGGGGAGGCCGCTGCTACGCGCACGGCGGCGAGAACGCCTACCACGCCATCCTCGACAACCAGCTCTGCGCGGCCGTGCACCCCTCGGCCATGGCCACTGCACTGCTCGCCCTCGGAGCGCAGCTCGAGATCCGCGGACCCGTAGGCCAGCGCAGCGCGCCGCTGGAAGGCTTCTTCGTCGCACCGGAGGTGGACGTGATGCGCGAGAATGCGCTCGGGGACCGGGAGATCATCACCAAGATCATCCTCCCCGAGCCCCCCTCGGGCTCCGGCTCCGCCTACCTCAAGCAGGGCGAGAAAGAGTCGTTCGACTGGCCGCTGGCCGAGGTGGCGGTGATGCTGGAGCGCGAGGCGAACCGCTGCAAGCGCGCGTCGATCGTGCTGGGCGCCGCGGCCCCGGTGCCCTTTCGCGCGAAAGCTGCGGAGGACGCGCTCACCGGCAAGGTCGTGGACGAGGCGACCGCCCGCGCCGCGGCGCGGGCCGCGGTGCAAGGAGCGAAGCCGCTCGAACAGAACGCCTACAAGGTGACCATCTTCGAGGCCATCGTCCGGCGGACGATCCTCGCCGCGCACGGGAACGTGAAATGAGCCACGACGGCGGACCGACGCGACACCCTGGCCATGCCCTCCCGATCGCCCCCGAGGACACCGAGCGCGCACCGGAGGGCGTGAAGGTGCCTGGAGAACGCCAGGCCGAGCCTCCGACCGTGTGCCGGAAGCTCCGCACCAAGATGGCCTTCGGCTCGCTCCACGAAGGCACGCTCGACTGGCGCCACGGCCACTCCAGCACCGCGGTCTACTGGTGCCTGAGCACCATGGAGACGGCGGGCCCGGACGACTCGTACGCTCACCCCCACGGCTGTCGCGCGGGGCGCTCCTGCTACCTCCCGCCGCCAGGCGCCGAGCTGGACGAAGCGAACGACGTGGCTTGACCGGGGTACGGGCGCTCGCACGAGGTGTGCCGCGTGGGCCGAGCACCTCGCTGGATCACGAAGGACAGCCAACGTCGCTCGCACGAGGTGTGCCGCGCGGGTGGCGCACCTCAATCGATCGCGAAGGACAACGTTTCTTCCTCGAAGACCTCGTTCGTCTCGAGGTCCTCGAGGAAGACCGTGATCTTATACTTCCCTCTGATCCAGGGACCCGTACGGATCGGAACGGTCGGTGAGGCCGGATCGGGTGCCCCGAGCAACTGGATGTCGATTCTTCGCTCGCCATCGAGCTGGTTCCGGCTGGGACGCGGATGAAGTGAGCCCTGATAGCTGAGGGCGTTACCGCCGGGTTCATCGGGCGTGCTGGCCCTCCAGCTCAGCGTGTACCGCAGGCGGGTGTTCACGCCGCCGCCCTGCAGGACGACGATGCAGTGAATCTCGTCGAAGTCCTGGAACGTGGTGGTGCCGAACTCACCGTTGCCGTCCCGCGACATGTACACTTGCATCGTCGGCGCGCAGCCGGCGGCGATGAGCGTGGAGGCGGCCAGCGCGAGCGACGCGAGCGATCTCCTGGAAAGAACGAGCGCCATGACGGCCTGGACGATATCACCGTGCCGCGCTCACCAGAAGACCGCTCACACCCCGCAGTCCAGGTTCTTC is part of the Chondromyces crocatus genome and encodes:
- a CDS encoding (2Fe-2S)-binding protein, which produces MSNEGNGRDDRGSTAGGAPDRDNGQASSPGGSPLFSRRKFLAGTSLTAATSAVLEACKPAEAPGVSRKAVEVIGPSPIPISLQINGKPRTLSVEPRATLADALRVELGLTGTKVVCDRGACSACTVWLDGTPVCSCMTFALDAVGHAITTVEGLARGDKLHPVQQAFVECDAAQCGFCTPGMVMSCAALLQRNPSPTLDDVRTATSGNLCRCGTYPKVFEATLVAARRLGKGS
- the orn gene encoding oligoribonuclease, which codes for MPDRSQRMVWVDLEMTGLDEEKCSIVEIATIVTESNLEIVAEGPCLVIHQPEEALASMTDFVRDLHTRSGLLDRVRSSTVNLAEARDQTLAFLTEHCEPGKSPLCGNSVWKDRAFLQRGMPEILSFLHYRIIDVSTIKELVRRWCPTHEAPKKREVHRALDDIRESIAELRWYRDRIFPLQSPAGLSSDPQSPTR
- a CDS encoding glutathione S-transferase N-terminal domain-containing protein, which encodes MNRTLDVATSFAATLASLAGGLTVGPLGPRPEKPLELYEFERCPFCRKVREALTILDLDAIIYPCPSGGPRFRKVVEQRGGKAQFPYLVDPNTGREMYESDAIIHYLSEQYGTGKVPTLLALGPLTMARAASSSLWRLHRGRVYRTARAPEKPLELYSFEASPFCRIVREELCELEIPYLLHNVGKKSPKREAFVARGGKMQVPWLHDPNTDRSLYESADIVAYLNATYAA
- a CDS encoding cation diffusion facilitator family transporter, translating into MRDAQGDRRLTLGGHDHEGDREHDHDHEHDAHSHGSGEHEHHHHDHSATPLKRLAWAFGITAGFMGVEAGVGWWSGSLALVADAGHMLADAAALGLAMIAQRIAARERTHDRTFGYRRAEVLAAFVNGIALALTAIWVFYEAASRWSSPPHIHAGAVAITAAVGLLVNLLSATILSAGKGGHNVNTRAALAHVISDALGSVGALLAAAAILLFGWNRADALISVGIGALILWGGWRLVRDTSRVLMEGSPAQMDLAVVEATILDVEGVAALHDLHVWSISEGFDVLTVHVVIEPGHHGIEVAAAVNRRMRKDHGLSHCTVQPEAPRDERLVTLRRGPA
- a CDS encoding serine/threonine-protein kinase translates to MQAGQQLTQAIRLTRPLTSGAMGSGVWVAEHAALRTQVAVKFLDVSQAKDPDLSMRFRQEARAAAQLKNPHVAQILGHGISEEGEPYIVTELLEGETLQSRLLRLGPRPLTEVTRIVTQAAKALGQAHRFGVFHGEIRPETLLLLDVEGEPFVKVIDFGLARPPCIDSTRSIATPGQLAAASYLSPEQLDGARQPDQQADLWALSVVVYEALTGRPPFRTDQVSGLIIAVETSAFARPSTLRRGLPEAIDVWIARALQRQPEARFSSARELAETFEQASGATVRATEPESGASISSRPTARSVPPTPDSRPGLGGPPSWSGGSLMSGPLSTALGASALGDRERGPESRRLAVSVTDDSPRSRLGPVPREAQELQVKEGRVSLVRGHIVKLGTEAIVCPADEKLSPGFDGVSQAIHRAAGPELAEMATRIGPCAQGNAEITGAGRLPAPIRNVIHAVGPLFQASREPECAALLRRVVEVSLQRAEQYGVRSVAFPGMSTSYGYPIEKAAPVLLEAAVEHLQRPTSTIRHIVFALLTDVSFQVFTQALGALSRKRS
- a CDS encoding xanthine dehydrogenase family protein molybdopterin-binding subunit, whose protein sequence is MAEEKGKVTLQTGLVFPGGSSLGEVERVIPADEPPPWPLNDKLAVVGKPAQRIDGPLKVTGAATYTADVRLPGMLHARVVRSPHPHARVTNIDISGAERHPAARAVHVLDHMRGGAKLRDPRQEMRSKYPVVRYVGQPIVAVAAVSPEAADEVARLIKVEYEVLPFVVDLDDARKPDAPKVFPGPTEQPASAGGGGAVPNVPQQGNVRGPTKTGPLGPPRGDVERGFADADVIVEGTFRTAVQTHSALETHGVVADWKPELLTVYASTQGTNTVRDELAEVFNLPKGKVRVITDFMGGGFGAKFGIGNFGVLAVHLSRKASAPVRLMLDRKEEHTSGGNRPSSVQHLRIGAKKDGALTAIHHVSHGTGGTATGAGAGAPAKNMYACPNILIEESDVFTHAGPSAAFRAPGHPQGAFALEQLIDELAEKLGMDPLALRDKIDIDEDLGGRNVDSEARRMERKIGSQKFGWSRRKAPGSDPGPVKRGLGMAQAIWYRFVDLDASCEVRILRDGSVEVLSAVQDIGTGIRTVLAQVVAEELGLQPKDITVRIGDTTYPTGVPSGGSRTTGSITPAARNAAHQVRRRFLADVAAGMGARPEALSLKGGKVLLGDDGGRGIAFRAAASKLKTEQITATATRANDYGGFAPGRRGAGIGGFGGVQFAEVAVDTETGIIKVERVVAVHDCGRPLNPLALESQVNGGILQGISYALYENRVLDRRAGVQLNANLEQYKVLGAREVPTIEVVILEEYLGRSSTDAGGIGEPATVPTAAAVANAVYNATGVRMVELPMTPARVIEALARKGSR
- a CDS encoding FAD binding domain-containing protein produces the protein MNRFSWVNPSSIEDAVAALEPGASIKAGGIDMMDLLKEGLIVPQRLVNLRAVEGLDQIEETSDGLHIGPLVTLARLAADPTIQKLHRALADAASRAATPQIRNVATVGGNLLQRPRCWYFRNEAFVCRKKGGGRCYAHGGENAYHAILDNQLCAAVHPSAMATALLALGAQLEIRGPVGQRSAPLEGFFVAPEVDVMRENALGDREIITKIILPEPPSGSGSAYLKQGEKESFDWPLAEVAVMLEREANRCKRASIVLGAAAPVPFRAKAAEDALTGKVVDEATARAAARAAVQGAKPLEQNAYKVTIFEAIVRRTILAAHGNVK